A window of the Sphingomonas piscis genome harbors these coding sequences:
- a CDS encoding putative bifunctional diguanylate cyclase/phosphodiesterase: MLFAAAMLVVSAVLSTLISSNAANQVKSQLQSSGAVYDRLWHLRSDELQDGADLLAKDFGFRAAVATGDTATGLSALENARARLNVDDAFLVGMDGAVSALDGEVSPAEAESLWTSLDEGRLAGIADIEGQPRQLAAAPVLAPNLVGWVVFAADLDEAQMRSLERLSAIPLKASVLVRRDGQWVNATNSIRGVEDRIARVADAHASAVGAFEMQYAGEPAIALTQPLPTLSGKSRAILLLAYPKAKALAAANRLRFALLAVTLIGVLLVAFATWRASRRITKPLAKLDEAAGRLAAGEHAKVVVQGHDELARLSSSFNDMVEKIEERERRITHLAYNDVLTGLPNRSMFQRHVDHCLRSAAEGQAGIALHCLDLDRFKSVNDTMGHPAGDALLIAVAGRVADTAKGHFVARLGGDEFVAVQSLRGEPNEVERLARELLDAVGQPLMIEGQQIVPSTSIGIALGPEDGTECGILLKSADLALYRAKEAGRGTYAFFEETLNERAQARRRVENDLRIAIEQGQFELHYQPLFDLDKHRIGSFEALMRWNHPTRGQISPTDFIPVAEDTGLIVRIGAWALHEACRQAKSWPEHVRVAVNVSPIQLQRPGLAETILQALASSGLEPQRLEIEITESVFLAGTEATMKLLHSLRAIGVRIALDDFGTGYSSLSYLQSFPFDKLKIDRSFIQNLLVRPGAVAVVRAITDLAGALGMETTAEGVEEDSQLAELRSQGCSSVQGFLFARPMPARKVAELLAQKGEPGRKVA, from the coding sequence GTGCTTTTCGCCGCGGCAATGCTGGTCGTGTCCGCCGTGCTTTCGACCCTGATCTCCAGCAATGCCGCCAATCAGGTAAAGAGCCAGCTGCAATCGAGCGGCGCGGTCTACGATCGCTTGTGGCACTTGCGCAGCGACGAGCTTCAGGATGGCGCCGACCTGCTCGCCAAGGATTTCGGCTTCAGGGCAGCGGTTGCGACGGGGGACACCGCAACAGGGCTGTCAGCGTTGGAGAATGCACGCGCGCGGCTTAACGTCGACGACGCGTTTCTTGTCGGCATGGACGGCGCCGTCAGCGCCTTGGACGGCGAAGTTTCACCGGCAGAGGCAGAAAGCCTTTGGACGTCACTTGACGAAGGGCGCCTTGCCGGCATCGCCGATATCGAGGGTCAGCCCCGCCAGCTTGCCGCCGCACCCGTGCTCGCGCCCAATCTGGTCGGTTGGGTGGTGTTTGCCGCCGACCTCGACGAGGCGCAGATGCGAAGCCTCGAGCGGCTGTCGGCCATTCCGCTCAAGGCGTCCGTGCTCGTCCGCCGCGATGGACAGTGGGTCAATGCCACCAATTCGATCCGCGGGGTCGAGGACCGCATCGCCAGAGTTGCGGATGCCCATGCGTCGGCGGTGGGGGCGTTCGAGATGCAATATGCGGGCGAACCCGCAATCGCACTCACCCAGCCGTTACCGACCCTGTCGGGCAAGTCACGTGCGATCCTTCTACTCGCCTATCCTAAAGCCAAGGCACTTGCTGCGGCCAATCGGCTGCGGTTCGCATTGCTTGCGGTGACGTTGATCGGCGTTCTGCTGGTTGCGTTTGCCACCTGGCGGGCTTCCCGGCGGATCACCAAGCCGCTGGCCAAGCTTGACGAAGCCGCCGGCCGGCTTGCCGCGGGCGAGCATGCCAAAGTTGTGGTCCAAGGGCACGACGAACTCGCGCGTCTGTCCTCCAGCTTCAACGACATGGTCGAAAAGATCGAAGAGCGCGAACGCCGGATCACGCACCTGGCCTACAATGACGTGCTGACCGGGCTTCCGAACCGATCCATGTTCCAGCGCCACGTCGACCATTGCTTGCGCAGCGCCGCGGAGGGGCAGGCGGGTATCGCCTTGCACTGCCTCGACCTCGATCGCTTCAAATCGGTCAACGATACGATGGGTCACCCGGCGGGGGACGCTCTGCTGATTGCGGTTGCTGGGAGGGTCGCAGATACGGCGAAGGGCCACTTCGTCGCCCGCCTTGGCGGGGATGAGTTCGTCGCCGTCCAAAGTCTTCGCGGCGAGCCGAACGAAGTGGAACGGTTAGCACGCGAACTGCTTGATGCGGTCGGTCAGCCGCTGATGATTGAGGGTCAGCAGATCGTTCCCTCGACCAGTATCGGTATCGCGCTTGGCCCGGAGGACGGGACCGAATGCGGCATCTTGCTGAAGAGTGCCGACTTGGCACTGTACCGCGCCAAGGAGGCGGGGCGAGGCACTTACGCTTTCTTCGAGGAGACGCTGAACGAACGCGCGCAGGCGCGGCGCCGGGTTGAGAACGACCTTCGAATTGCGATCGAGCAGGGTCAGTTTGAACTTCACTATCAACCGCTCTTCGACCTCGACAAGCATCGCATCGGTTCGTTCGAAGCGCTCATGCGGTGGAATCATCCCACACGCGGGCAGATCTCTCCGACCGACTTCATCCCCGTTGCGGAAGACACGGGCTTGATCGTTCGCATCGGCGCTTGGGCGCTCCACGAAGCGTGCCGGCAGGCGAAGTCATGGCCGGAGCATGTCCGCGTGGCGGTGAACGTTTCGCCCATCCAGCTTCAGCGGCCCGGCTTGGCCGAGACGATTCTTCAGGCTTTGGCGAGCAGCGGGCTCGAGCCGCAACGCCTGGAGATTGAGATCACCGAGTCCGTCTTCCTTGCCGGAACCGAAGCGACAATGAAGCTTCTCCACAGCCTTCGCGCGATCGGCGTGCGCATTGCTCTTGACGATTTCGGCACGGGCTATTCCTCGCTGAGCTATCTGCAGAGCTTCCCCTTCGACAAGTTGAAGATCGATCGCAGCTTCATCCAGAACCTGCTGGTCCGGCCGGGTGCCGTCGCGGTGGTGCGTGCGATCACCGATCTCGCCGGAGCGCTCGGCATGGAAACGACCGCGGAAGGCGTGGAAGAAGATAGCCAATTAGCCGAGCTCCGCAGCCAAGGCTGCTCGTCGGTTCAGGGCTTTCTATTTGCCAGACCGATGCCTGCGCGGAAGGTCGCCGAACTGCTCGCTCAGAAAGGTGAGCCGGGCCGAAAAGTGGCTTGA